CACTTAACCTACATTGCACCTATTGCTGAGGTCGATAAATATCTACAAGCTCATCGTGAGTTTTTGGACTATTACTACAAGCAAGGATTATTATTAGCCTCGGGGCCCACCAAACCTCGCACAGGTGGCATTATCATCGCCCTAACGCAGGACAAAGCGCAGTTAGAAACCATTTTCAAAGAAGACCCCTATTATTTAGCAGAGATTGCAACCT
This DNA window, taken from bacterium, encodes the following:
- a CDS encoding YciI family protein, which codes for MIIVHLTYIAPIAEVDKYLQAHREFLDYYYKQGLLLASGPTKPRTGGIIIALTQDKAQLETIFKEDPYYLAEIATYEFIEFTPVKHRDEIKTLITSSEGQVW